From Medicago truncatula cultivar Jemalong A17 chromosome 7, MtrunA17r5.0-ANR, whole genome shotgun sequence, a single genomic window includes:
- the LOC112416397 gene encoding uncharacterized protein isoform X4, with translation MRVANVVFIIFSKDLHDVVLLPPLLVADFGNDINHYATLIDPCNNQFDVAVEKGKGSIYAKPKDCSLCVISMISVSVLGSLWYMLGWKLVYNGFCESALDKRTTALVLIDDCGNKWNCTLFLGSISYCHRKIAGEWKKMIAAHRICEVAQIKSGALMVGKNEIVYLEFIPILCLCMLLFCVQVTFQEMISFFSKLVVPALSRLINLHIQQVLTTSNRHHGC, from the exons ATGCGGGTTGCGAATGTTGTGTTCATTATTTTCTCAAAGGATTTACAT GATGTTGTGTTATTGCCTCCTTTGTTGGTTGCTGATTTTGGTAATGATATCAATCACTATGCAACATTGATTGATCCATGTAACAATCAATTTGATGTTGCGGTTGAAAAAGGAAAAGGTAGTATATATGCTAAACCTAAGGATTGTTCGCTTTGCGTGATTTCTATGATATCCGTTTCGGTGCTTGGATCACTATGGTATATGTTGGGTTGG AAGTTGGTCTACAATGGTTTTTGTGAATCTGCACTGGATAAAAGGACCACGGCTTTGGTTTTGATAGACGATTGTGGCAACAAGTGGAACTGCACTCTTTTTTTAGGATCTATATCGTACTGTCACAGGAAAATTGCTGGTGAGTGGAAAAAGATGATAGCTGCGCACAGAATTTGTGAAGTTGCACAAATCAAGTCGGGTGCTCTGATGGTTGGcaaaaatgaaattgtttaCCTTGAATTCATCCCAATTTTATGTCTCTGCATGCTACTGTTTTGTGTGCAGGTGACTTTTCAAG aaatgatttcatttttttcaaagttgGTTGTGCCGGCACTATCTAG GCTTATTAATTTACATATCCAGCAGGTGCTAACAACTTCAAATAGGCACCATGGTTGTTAG
- the LOC112416397 gene encoding uncharacterized protein isoform X5, translating into MRVANVVFIIFSKDLHDVVLLPPLLVADFGNDINHYATLIDPCNNQFDVAVEKGKGSIYAKPKDCSLCVISMISVSVLGSLWYMLGWKLVYNGFCESALDKRTTALVLIDDCGNKWNCTLFLGSISYCHRKIAGEWKKMIAAHRICEVAQIKSGALMVGKNEIVYLEFIPILCLCMLLFCVQVTFQEMISFFSKLVVPALSRTM; encoded by the exons ATGCGGGTTGCGAATGTTGTGTTCATTATTTTCTCAAAGGATTTACAT GATGTTGTGTTATTGCCTCCTTTGTTGGTTGCTGATTTTGGTAATGATATCAATCACTATGCAACATTGATTGATCCATGTAACAATCAATTTGATGTTGCGGTTGAAAAAGGAAAAGGTAGTATATATGCTAAACCTAAGGATTGTTCGCTTTGCGTGATTTCTATGATATCCGTTTCGGTGCTTGGATCACTATGGTATATGTTGGGTTGG AAGTTGGTCTACAATGGTTTTTGTGAATCTGCACTGGATAAAAGGACCACGGCTTTGGTTTTGATAGACGATTGTGGCAACAAGTGGAACTGCACTCTTTTTTTAGGATCTATATCGTACTGTCACAGGAAAATTGCTGGTGAGTGGAAAAAGATGATAGCTGCGCACAGAATTTGTGAAGTTGCACAAATCAAGTCGGGTGCTCTGATGGTTGGcaaaaatgaaattgtttaCCTTGAATTCATCCCAATTTTATGTCTCTGCATGCTACTGTTTTGTGTGCAGGTGACTTTTCAAG aaatgatttcatttttttcaaagttgGTTGTGCCGGCACTATCTAG GACTATGTGA
- the LOC112416397 gene encoding uncharacterized protein isoform X3 — translation MRVANVVFIIFSKDLHDVVLLPPLLVADFGNDINHYATLIDPCNNQFDVAVEKGKGSIYAKPKDCSLCVISMISVSVLGSLWYMLGWKLVYNGFCESALDKRTTALVLIDDCGNKWNCTLFLGSISYCHRKIAGEWKKMIAAHRICEVAQIKSGALMVGKNEIVYLEFIPILCLCMLLFCVQVTFQGLCEVNMKNRANTRRISFGKFVLLLINLHIQQVLTTSNRHHGC, via the exons ATGCGGGTTGCGAATGTTGTGTTCATTATTTTCTCAAAGGATTTACAT GATGTTGTGTTATTGCCTCCTTTGTTGGTTGCTGATTTTGGTAATGATATCAATCACTATGCAACATTGATTGATCCATGTAACAATCAATTTGATGTTGCGGTTGAAAAAGGAAAAGGTAGTATATATGCTAAACCTAAGGATTGTTCGCTTTGCGTGATTTCTATGATATCCGTTTCGGTGCTTGGATCACTATGGTATATGTTGGGTTGG AAGTTGGTCTACAATGGTTTTTGTGAATCTGCACTGGATAAAAGGACCACGGCTTTGGTTTTGATAGACGATTGTGGCAACAAGTGGAACTGCACTCTTTTTTTAGGATCTATATCGTACTGTCACAGGAAAATTGCTGGTGAGTGGAAAAAGATGATAGCTGCGCACAGAATTTGTGAAGTTGCACAAATCAAGTCGGGTGCTCTGATGGTTGGcaaaaatgaaattgtttaCCTTGAATTCATCCCAATTTTATGTCTCTGCATGCTACTGTTTTGTGTGCAGGTGACTTTTCAAG GACTATGTGAAGTAAACATGAAGAATAGAGCAAATACAAGAAGAATTTCTTTCGGAAAATTTGTCCTACT GCTTATTAATTTACATATCCAGCAGGTGCTAACAACTTCAAATAGGCACCATGGTTGTTAG
- the LOC112416397 gene encoding uncharacterized protein isoform X7 has protein sequence MRVANVVFIIFSKDLHDVVLLPPLLVADFGNDINHYATLIDPCNNQFDVAVEKGKGSIYAKPKDCSLCVISMISVSVLGSLWYMLGWKLVYNGFCESALDKRTTALVLIDDCGNKWNCTLFLGSISYCHRKIAGEWKKMIAAHRICEVAQIKSGALMVGKNEIVYLEFIPILCLCMLLFCVQVTFQG, from the exons ATGCGGGTTGCGAATGTTGTGTTCATTATTTTCTCAAAGGATTTACAT GATGTTGTGTTATTGCCTCCTTTGTTGGTTGCTGATTTTGGTAATGATATCAATCACTATGCAACATTGATTGATCCATGTAACAATCAATTTGATGTTGCGGTTGAAAAAGGAAAAGGTAGTATATATGCTAAACCTAAGGATTGTTCGCTTTGCGTGATTTCTATGATATCCGTTTCGGTGCTTGGATCACTATGGTATATGTTGGGTTGG AAGTTGGTCTACAATGGTTTTTGTGAATCTGCACTGGATAAAAGGACCACGGCTTTGGTTTTGATAGACGATTGTGGCAACAAGTGGAACTGCACTCTTTTTTTAGGATCTATATCGTACTGTCACAGGAAAATTGCTGGTGAGTGGAAAAAGATGATAGCTGCGCACAGAATTTGTGAAGTTGCACAAATCAAGTCGGGTGCTCTGATGGTTGGcaaaaatgaaattgtttaCCTTGAATTCATCCCAATTTTATGTCTCTGCATGCTACTGTTTTGTGTGCAGGTGACTTTTCAAG GATGA
- the LOC112416397 gene encoding uncharacterized protein isoform X1 has protein sequence MRVANVVFIIFSKDLHDVVLLPPLLVADFGNDINHYATLIDPCNNQFDVAVEKGKGSIYAKPKDCSLCVISMISVSVLGSLWYMLGWKLVYNGFCESALDKRTTALVLIDDCGNKWNCTLFLGSISYCHRKIAGEWKKMIAAHRICEVAQIKSGALMVGKNEIVYLEFIPILCLCMLLFCVQVTFQEMISFFSKLVVPALSRYVVSIKIVMAEGFFFSLNGWIYGLTMVFHSLIKAILTLSF, from the exons ATGCGGGTTGCGAATGTTGTGTTCATTATTTTCTCAAAGGATTTACAT GATGTTGTGTTATTGCCTCCTTTGTTGGTTGCTGATTTTGGTAATGATATCAATCACTATGCAACATTGATTGATCCATGTAACAATCAATTTGATGTTGCGGTTGAAAAAGGAAAAGGTAGTATATATGCTAAACCTAAGGATTGTTCGCTTTGCGTGATTTCTATGATATCCGTTTCGGTGCTTGGATCACTATGGTATATGTTGGGTTGG AAGTTGGTCTACAATGGTTTTTGTGAATCTGCACTGGATAAAAGGACCACGGCTTTGGTTTTGATAGACGATTGTGGCAACAAGTGGAACTGCACTCTTTTTTTAGGATCTATATCGTACTGTCACAGGAAAATTGCTGGTGAGTGGAAAAAGATGATAGCTGCGCACAGAATTTGTGAAGTTGCACAAATCAAGTCGGGTGCTCTGATGGTTGGcaaaaatgaaattgtttaCCTTGAATTCATCCCAATTTTATGTCTCTGCATGCTACTGTTTTGTGTGCAGGTGACTTTTCAAG aaatgatttcatttttttcaaagttgGTTGTGCCGGCACTATCTAGGTATGTAGTTTCAATCAAAATTGTGATGGCTgaaggattttttttctctctaaacgGATGGATATATGGTTTGACCATGGTCTTTCATTCACTTATAAAAGCCATTCTCACTCTTTCTTTCTAA
- the LOC112416397 gene encoding uncharacterized protein isoform X2, with product MRVANVVFIIFSKDLHDVVLLPPLLVADFGNDINHYATLIDPCNNQFDVAVEKGKGSIYAKPKDCSLCVISMISVSVLGSLWYMLGWLVYNGFCESALDKRTTALVLIDDCGNKWNCTLFLGSISYCHRKIAGEWKKMIAAHRICEVAQIKSGALMVGKNEIVYLEFIPILCLCMLLFCVQVTFQEMISFFSKLVVPALSRYVVSIKIVMAEGFFFSLNGWIYGLTMVFHSLIKAILTLSF from the exons ATGCGGGTTGCGAATGTTGTGTTCATTATTTTCTCAAAGGATTTACAT GATGTTGTGTTATTGCCTCCTTTGTTGGTTGCTGATTTTGGTAATGATATCAATCACTATGCAACATTGATTGATCCATGTAACAATCAATTTGATGTTGCGGTTGAAAAAGGAAAAGGTAGTATATATGCTAAACCTAAGGATTGTTCGCTTTGCGTGATTTCTATGATATCCGTTTCGGTGCTTGGATCACTATGGTATATGTTGGGTTGG TTGGTCTACAATGGTTTTTGTGAATCTGCACTGGATAAAAGGACCACGGCTTTGGTTTTGATAGACGATTGTGGCAACAAGTGGAACTGCACTCTTTTTTTAGGATCTATATCGTACTGTCACAGGAAAATTGCTGGTGAGTGGAAAAAGATGATAGCTGCGCACAGAATTTGTGAAGTTGCACAAATCAAGTCGGGTGCTCTGATGGTTGGcaaaaatgaaattgtttaCCTTGAATTCATCCCAATTTTATGTCTCTGCATGCTACTGTTTTGTGTGCAGGTGACTTTTCAAG aaatgatttcatttttttcaaagttgGTTGTGCCGGCACTATCTAGGTATGTAGTTTCAATCAAAATTGTGATGGCTgaaggattttttttctctctaaacgGATGGATATATGGTTTGACCATGGTCTTTCATTCACTTATAAAAGCCATTCTCACTCTTTCTTTCTAA
- the LOC112416397 gene encoding uncharacterized protein isoform X6, protein MRVANVVFIIFSKDLHDVVLLPPLLVADFGNDINHYATLIDPCNNQFDVAVEKGKGSIYAKPKDCSLCVISMISVSVLGSLWYMLGWKLVYNGFCESALDKRTTALVLIDDCGNKWNCTLFLGSISYCHRKIAGEWKKMIAAHRICEVAQIKSGALMVGKNEIVYLEFIPILCLCMLLFCVQVTFQGLLIYISSRC, encoded by the exons ATGCGGGTTGCGAATGTTGTGTTCATTATTTTCTCAAAGGATTTACAT GATGTTGTGTTATTGCCTCCTTTGTTGGTTGCTGATTTTGGTAATGATATCAATCACTATGCAACATTGATTGATCCATGTAACAATCAATTTGATGTTGCGGTTGAAAAAGGAAAAGGTAGTATATATGCTAAACCTAAGGATTGTTCGCTTTGCGTGATTTCTATGATATCCGTTTCGGTGCTTGGATCACTATGGTATATGTTGGGTTGG AAGTTGGTCTACAATGGTTTTTGTGAATCTGCACTGGATAAAAGGACCACGGCTTTGGTTTTGATAGACGATTGTGGCAACAAGTGGAACTGCACTCTTTTTTTAGGATCTATATCGTACTGTCACAGGAAAATTGCTGGTGAGTGGAAAAAGATGATAGCTGCGCACAGAATTTGTGAAGTTGCACAAATCAAGTCGGGTGCTCTGATGGTTGGcaaaaatgaaattgtttaCCTTGAATTCATCCCAATTTTATGTCTCTGCATGCTACTGTTTTGTGTGCAGGTGACTTTTCAAG GCTTATTAATTTACATATCCAGCAGGTGCTAA